In Leguminivora glycinivorella isolate SPB_JAAS2020 chromosome 11, LegGlyc_1.1, whole genome shotgun sequence, a single window of DNA contains:
- the LOC125231499 gene encoding uncharacterized protein LOC125231499, whose amino-acid sequence MDLQESDDVYVGSFTKGLVFELWLSTSGTNIERRHQVLQHLIEMVPDAEKVDTGNLENVIKYVCERIAVSWKSCSRKKADVRIKHSVWFKELQSVQLLKKTTLNRNSLDVELGQQSSSGSLPATGRPKKEFAVCSKRSQHRISKFFKHPSVSAEITGIQQDLIERCGTILECYNLAIK is encoded by the exons ATGGATCTTCAAGAGTCAG ATGATGTGTACGTCGGATCATTTACAAAGGGCTTAGTATTTGAACTTTGGTTATCTACAAGTGGTACAAATATAGAAAGGCGTCATCAAGTGCTACAACATCTGATTGAAATGGTCCCAGATGCAGAGAAAGTTGATACTGGAAATTTAGAAAATGTTATTAAGTACGTCTGTGAACGAATCGCAGTTTCTTGGAAATCTTGTTCGAGAAAGAAAGCTGATGTTCGTATAAAACATTCTGTGTGGTTCAAGGAGTTACAAAGTGTtcagttgttaaaaaaaacaacGCTAAACAGGAATTCGTTGGACGTTGAATTAGGCCAACAATCGTCATCGGGATCTTTACCTGCAACCGGACGGCCAAAAAAAGAATTTGCAGTTTGCAGTAAGCGGTCACAACacaggatatcgaaatttttcAAGCATCCCTCTGTATCTGCTGAAATCACAGGTATACAACAGGACCTAATCGAAAGATGCGGAACCATTTTAGAGTGTTATAATCTGgctataaaataa